From Mucilaginibacter rubeus, a single genomic window includes:
- a CDS encoding arylsulfatase, whose translation MNKYKLYAGLFFTGTIALVSGAWQIRAVKQPEPPKKRPNIIVIMADDMGFSDLGCYGGEVNTPNINYLAQNGIRYRQFYNTSRCCPTRASLLTGLYNQQAGIGKMTEAEDEPGYLGHITDNAVTLAEVLKSAGYHTAMSGKWHVSNTNGQPNAQDQLAWLNHHKDYPEFSPISQYPTSRGFEKFFGTIWGVVDFYDPFSLVSGTTPIKTVPKNYYHTDAINDTAVAYIKGYAKSLKPFFLYIAENAPHWPLMAKPEDIVKYKDTYKGGWQAIREARYKKMVKLGLIDPTKTKLSDRWKGDLQWENNPDKAWDAMAMAVHAAMIDRMDQGIGRIIKTLKEIGQLDNTLIVFLSDNGASAENCAAYGPGFDRPNETRDGRKIVYATKKEALPGPETTYSSIDPRWANVANTPYEYWKAESYEGGIHTPMIAFWPKGLTANKGGFSDHVGHVMDFMSTFVELAGAQYPKTYKGHNIPPTTGISLVPSFKGKQSPGHEDLFNEHFGARYARSGNWKLVSLSNDTTWHLYDLSLDKTETTDLKSKHPEKVHQLDSLWHVWANTHQVFPKPGNKSK comes from the coding sequence ATGAATAAATATAAACTATATGCCGGTTTGTTTTTTACCGGTACGATAGCCCTTGTTTCGGGTGCGTGGCAAATAAGGGCAGTCAAACAACCTGAGCCACCAAAAAAACGCCCTAACATTATCGTTATCATGGCCGATGATATGGGTTTTTCTGATCTGGGCTGCTATGGTGGTGAGGTTAATACGCCCAACATCAATTACCTCGCTCAAAATGGCATCCGCTACAGGCAGTTCTATAACACATCACGTTGCTGCCCAACAAGGGCTTCGTTACTTACCGGTTTATATAATCAGCAGGCAGGCATCGGCAAAATGACCGAGGCTGAAGACGAGCCTGGCTATCTTGGTCATATCACCGATAATGCTGTAACCCTTGCCGAAGTGTTGAAATCTGCCGGTTATCACACGGCAATGTCGGGCAAATGGCATGTGTCAAACACCAATGGCCAGCCTAACGCCCAGGATCAGTTAGCCTGGTTAAATCATCATAAAGATTACCCTGAGTTTTCGCCGATCAGCCAGTACCCAACCAGTCGTGGGTTTGAAAAGTTTTTCGGTACCATTTGGGGCGTGGTTGATTTTTATGATCCGTTTAGCTTGGTTAGCGGTACAACGCCTATTAAAACAGTTCCTAAAAACTACTATCATACAGATGCTATTAACGATACAGCGGTAGCTTACATCAAGGGCTATGCTAAATCGTTAAAGCCGTTCTTTTTGTACATTGCCGAAAACGCGCCGCACTGGCCGCTGATGGCAAAGCCTGAGGATATTGTCAAATATAAAGACACGTACAAAGGTGGCTGGCAGGCTATCCGCGAAGCGAGGTACAAAAAAATGGTAAAGCTTGGCCTCATCGATCCAACAAAAACCAAACTGTCCGACCGATGGAAGGGCGATCTGCAATGGGAAAATAATCCTGATAAAGCATGGGACGCAATGGCCATGGCTGTTCACGCCGCCATGATAGATAGGATGGATCAGGGTATTGGCCGTATTATTAAAACACTGAAAGAAATCGGTCAGCTGGATAACACGCTTATTGTTTTCCTGTCGGATAATGGAGCCAGTGCCGAAAATTGTGCCGCTTACGGTCCCGGATTTGACCGCCCGAATGAAACCCGCGATGGCCGCAAAATAGTTTATGCCACTAAAAAAGAAGCATTGCCGGGTCCGGAAACTACTTATTCATCCATTGATCCCCGTTGGGCAAACGTAGCCAACACCCCTTATGAGTATTGGAAAGCCGAATCATACGAGGGCGGCATCCATACCCCGATGATCGCTTTCTGGCCCAAAGGGCTCACTGCCAATAAAGGTGGTTTTAGCGACCATGTAGGCCATGTGATGGATTTCATGAGCACATTTGTTGAACTGGCCGGCGCTCAATATCCTAAAACCTATAAAGGGCATAATATCCCGCCAACTACAGGCATTAGCCTTGTGCCAAGCTTTAAAGGTAAGCAATCGCCCGGTCATGAAGATCTGTTTAACGAACACTTTGGCGCGAGGTACGCGCGTTCAGGAAACTGGAAGCTGGTATCGCTAAGTAATGATACCACCTGGCATTTGTATGATCTGTCGCTGGATAAAACCGAAACTACCGATCTGAAATCAAAACACCCGGAAAAGGTGCACCAGTTGGATAGCCTTTGGCATGTCTGGGCAAATACGCACCAGGTTTTTCCAAAGCCCGGCAATAAGAGTAAATAA
- a CDS encoding DinB family protein, protein MYNSLTERLRNQHLAIAELIAGISNDKLGAPPAPGKWSALDNIAHLTRYQKIFIGRIHQILNEDTPVFERYNGDLDPEFTPFRSMGLTELLDIIKADRATIFDLLSGLNDAELSRIGVHPKYGRLTISKWTEFFVLHEAHHLFTIFQLVNGTE, encoded by the coding sequence ATGTATAATTCACTCACCGAAAGATTAAGAAACCAGCATCTTGCTATAGCGGAACTGATAGCTGGTATAAGTAACGATAAACTTGGCGCGCCACCCGCACCCGGTAAATGGAGCGCTTTGGATAATATAGCGCATCTGACCCGCTACCAGAAAATATTTATAGGCAGAATACATCAGATACTTAACGAGGATACCCCCGTATTCGAACGTTATAACGGCGATCTTGATCCCGAGTTCACGCCCTTCAGATCGATGGGACTAACTGAACTACTGGATATTATAAAAGCAGACAGAGCAACAATTTTCGATCTGCTCTCCGGGCTTAACGATGCGGAACTATCGCGCATTGGCGTACACCCAAAATATGGCAGGCTTACCATTTCAAAATGGACCGAGTTTTTTGTACTGCATGAGGCCCATCACCTGTTCACCATTTTTCAACTGGTAAACGGTACCGAATAA
- a CDS encoding glycosyl hydrolase family 18 protein yields the protein MKTTLNSRLLWCIAVVFFALSSCRKDNFSANQPNAPVDNAPQKSVAVEAVPGFKVVGYLPSWAGAVSAVQFSKLTHINYAFVPPTPSGGIGAVDNVSKLQSLVSTGHANNVKVLVSFGGWNNGDDSAFETLAANATSRTNFVNNLVSFANQYNLDGIDIDWEYPDDGASANNYAALMSQLSTALHNQGKLLTAAVISNDGSSVLNSVFGYVDFLNLMAYDGDGSNHSPYALAQASLNYWIGRGLPKAKAILGVPFYGREPYTSYADILAGGGSPNSDTWNGIGYNGIPTIKSKTTLAINQGGGIMMWELSQDVTGANSLLSAINSVINGSTTPPSSPPIGTVISLKGFNNLYVSGENGTQAMNCNRTTAGDWEHFTVLDAGGGKIYLRSMGKYVSSENGTQAITCNRTTPGDWEKFDWIVTTDGKITLRGNNGKFISSENGTQAMTCNRAAASGWEAFGLNQ from the coding sequence ATGAAAACAACTTTAAACTCCCGCCTGCTATGGTGCATAGCAGTAGTTTTCTTTGCGCTTTCATCGTGTCGTAAGGATAATTTTTCAGCCAATCAGCCCAACGCTCCGGTTGATAATGCGCCTCAAAAATCGGTGGCTGTTGAGGCAGTTCCCGGTTTTAAAGTGGTAGGCTATCTGCCAAGCTGGGCCGGCGCTGTAAGCGCGGTTCAGTTCTCGAAGCTTACCCATATCAATTACGCCTTTGTACCGCCTACTCCGTCGGGTGGCATTGGCGCTGTAGATAACGTATCTAAACTACAAAGCCTGGTATCAACCGGCCATGCCAATAACGTTAAAGTCCTGGTATCGTTTGGCGGCTGGAACAATGGCGATGACAGCGCCTTTGAAACCCTGGCTGCCAACGCAACATCCCGTACCAATTTTGTAAACAACCTTGTCAGCTTTGCCAATCAATACAACCTGGATGGCATCGACATCGACTGGGAATATCCTGATGACGGCGCTTCTGCTAACAACTACGCAGCCTTAATGTCACAGTTAAGCACAGCGCTTCACAACCAGGGTAAGCTGTTAACCGCGGCAGTAATATCCAACGATGGTTCAAGCGTATTGAACAGCGTATTTGGTTATGTAGATTTCCTGAACCTGATGGCTTATGACGGTGATGGCTCAAACCACTCACCATACGCACTGGCGCAAGCATCATTAAACTACTGGATCGGTCGCGGGTTGCCTAAGGCCAAGGCCATTTTAGGGGTTCCGTTTTATGGGAGGGAGCCTTACACTTCTTATGCCGATATCCTTGCGGGCGGCGGCAGCCCTAATTCGGATACCTGGAACGGTATTGGCTACAATGGTATCCCAACCATTAAAAGTAAAACTACCCTGGCCATTAACCAGGGCGGCGGTATCATGATGTGGGAATTATCGCAGGATGTTACAGGCGCAAACTCCCTGCTATCAGCAATCAATTCTGTTATCAATGGCAGCACAACACCGCCATCGTCTCCGCCAATTGGTACCGTTATTTCGCTCAAAGGGTTTAATAACCTATACGTAAGTGGCGAAAACGGCACGCAAGCCATGAACTGCAATCGCACTACCGCGGGCGACTGGGAACATTTCACGGTATTAGATGCAGGCGGAGGTAAAATCTATCTGCGCAGCATGGGCAAATATGTATCGTCAGAAAATGGCACACAAGCCATCACTTGTAATCGTACCACACCAGGCGACTGGGAAAAGTTTGACTGGATAGTTACTACCGATGGTAAAATCACCCTGCGTGGCAACAATGGTAAATTCATCTCCAGCGAAAACGGAACACAAGCCATGACCTGTAACCGGGCCGCTGCTTCAGGTTGGGAAGCTTTTGGCTTAAACCAATAA
- a CDS encoding OmpA family protein: MKTLKTPLLALAIAVLAITTQACKTKKAVVQTPPPAQPAQPATPPPAQKPVQTPPPPPAPAPEKPDYNFTNIQFEFNSAVLKTASYQTLDHIVKELKLDPSAKFILNGNASAEGTAEHNQSLSVDRANSVKLYLVNSGVNGDNLTVKGWGESKPIADNSTEEGRVLNRRVEVKLAQ, from the coding sequence ATGAAAACTCTAAAAACACCTTTATTAGCTCTTGCAATAGCTGTTTTAGCTATCACTACCCAAGCCTGCAAAACCAAAAAAGCCGTGGTGCAAACACCACCGCCGGCTCAGCCAGCACAACCTGCAACGCCGCCGCCAGCTCAAAAGCCGGTGCAAACTCCACCACCGCCGCCAGCTCCGGCTCCTGAAAAACCAGACTATAATTTTACCAATATCCAGTTTGAGTTTAACTCAGCAGTGTTAAAAACTGCTTCTTACCAAACGTTAGATCATATTGTTAAGGAACTGAAATTAGATCCGTCGGCTAAATTCATTTTGAATGGTAACGCTTCTGCCGAAGGTACAGCCGAGCACAATCAGTCATTATCTGTTGATAGAGCAAACTCTGTAAAACTATATTTAGTTAACAGCGGTGTTAACGGCGATAATCTGACCGTAAAAGGTTGGGGCGAAAGCAAACCAATTGCTGATAACTCAACCGAAGAAGGCCGTGTACTTAATCGCCGTGTTGAAGTAAAGTTAGCACAGTAA
- a CDS encoding carboxypeptidase-like regulatory domain-containing protein, with the protein MLKKLFLYYLMVSPFWCLAQTRITGRVVNATDKKGIANASVFLSNATVGAKTTPEGTFTLADAKNGKYELVVSIVGFETYKQNITVTGADVTLPDIIMSPKTYALKEVIVKQHTDPNRAQYLTTFKEQFLGKSELADQCKILNPEMLDFVYDDDTKTLTASSVDFLNVENRGLGYRVKYLITNFIYDDKDISNRKLHYEGSVLFEELKGTASQQKDWQRARLQVYKGSAMHFLRALQAKHLDEEGFRVLQYANPERRDLPKSLLSKRGRPILMTYPLNEDEMMVKTDQIGVHALGCDFDSFHITYNEDHRFTKRGQMNNINSSANHDVTVLNFNLPYALFDDNGALLDPNSVTYSGAWGNNRVAELLPVDYEPLNTQAASEKPGLTDVINKLRNYNASYTAEKVYLHFDKPYYAAGDTVYFKAYVTAGDRHELSDISGVLHAELINTANRIDQSVKLQITDGVAWGDFALPDTLPKGNYHIRAYTKWMQNQGSNNYFDREIKIGSINNKIAESATKAPLPVVANKIDVQFFAEGGNMITGIQSKIAFKAIGANGTGVNISGIITDDENNQVATFASSHLGMGSFYLKAQPGKSYKAELNYADGTKNTVNLPTPIDNGISLSVDNSEIPRAIVKINAADAFYKQYKGQEFTLLIYSGGTASTIACRLDSQTITRDILKRRLKTGIATITLFSAANEPLCERLIFVQNYDQLSLAVNSPKTDYKKRERVDISLNVKNRAADPSVGHFSVSVIDESKVPVVENSEHTILTDLLLTSDLKGNVEQPNYYFTNVNDETTKNLDLVMLTNGYRGFEWKSLLSSSYPAIAYQPEKGLEISGNVKHSGGSAMHEGTVSLISSQPTTVLSQPVDDRGDFAFSNLFFTDTGRFILQAVTAKGDNSTRLTYNKNNQKLPVSSFGLNVVPNDINLSMTNYLENNKLRQEDYLKYNKIKMLKEVKIKAVKKNEYRSSALGGPGSADQVIQLGQLPVSGSLTQMLESRVHGGRAYAMLKGDFDGLVILDGVAMDSHITAGGIPGGGPLDFISASDVETVEFFYNANAALYGVRGGHGVIVITSKSKGGLTEKEITSTGILPISVPGFYRARVFYSPKYENLEQAGNRPDLRSTIYWQPELVTDKNGQALFNYFNADGAGSYRVVIEGIDEDGNLGRLVYRYNVQ; encoded by the coding sequence ATGTTAAAGAAATTGTTTCTGTACTATTTGATGGTTTCACCCTTTTGGTGCCTGGCTCAAACCAGGATAACAGGCAGGGTTGTCAACGCAACAGATAAAAAAGGTATCGCGAACGCAAGCGTATTTTTAAGTAATGCAACTGTTGGGGCAAAAACCACACCCGAAGGAACGTTTACCCTTGCCGACGCCAAAAATGGTAAATATGAGCTGGTAGTTTCCATTGTTGGGTTTGAAACCTATAAGCAAAACATAACGGTAACGGGTGCCGATGTGACTTTGCCCGATATTATCATGTCGCCTAAAACCTATGCTTTAAAGGAGGTAATTGTAAAACAGCACACCGACCCCAATCGTGCGCAGTATTTAACAACTTTTAAAGAGCAGTTTTTAGGCAAATCGGAACTGGCCGATCAATGTAAAATTCTGAATCCGGAAATGCTTGATTTTGTCTACGATGATGACACGAAGACACTAACGGCATCTTCCGTTGATTTTTTGAATGTTGAAAATCGTGGGCTTGGTTACCGGGTAAAGTATCTTATCACAAATTTTATTTATGATGATAAAGACATTTCAAACAGGAAACTGCACTATGAGGGTTCTGTGCTGTTTGAAGAGTTAAAAGGTACGGCATCACAACAGAAAGACTGGCAAAGGGCAAGATTGCAGGTTTATAAAGGATCTGCTATGCATTTTTTACGTGCATTGCAGGCTAAACATTTGGATGAGGAAGGGTTTCGTGTATTGCAGTATGCTAACCCTGAACGACGGGACCTGCCTAAATCACTATTAAGCAAAAGAGGGCGCCCAATACTGATGACCTATCCTTTAAATGAGGATGAAATGATGGTTAAAACCGATCAGATTGGCGTACATGCCCTCGGTTGTGATTTTGATTCGTTCCATATCACTTATAATGAAGATCATCGTTTTACGAAACGCGGGCAAATGAATAATATAAACAGTTCCGCTAACCATGATGTAACGGTTTTGAATTTTAACCTGCCTTACGCCCTGTTTGATGATAATGGGGCCCTGCTTGATCCTAATAGCGTAACATATAGCGGCGCATGGGGCAATAATCGGGTAGCCGAACTTTTGCCTGTTGATTACGAGCCTTTAAACACTCAGGCCGCAAGTGAAAAACCAGGATTGACCGATGTTATAAATAAGCTTAGAAATTACAATGCTTCATATACTGCCGAAAAAGTTTATTTGCATTTTGATAAACCCTACTATGCAGCCGGCGATACTGTTTATTTTAAAGCTTACGTAACCGCGGGCGACCGCCACGAACTATCGGATATAAGCGGTGTGTTGCATGCCGAGTTGATCAATACAGCAAACAGAATCGATCAGTCAGTTAAACTACAGATAACTGATGGTGTGGCCTGGGGGGATTTTGCCCTACCGGATACTTTGCCTAAAGGGAATTATCATATCCGGGCGTATACCAAATGGATGCAAAACCAGGGTAGTAACAATTATTTTGACCGGGAAATTAAAATTGGATCGATCAATAATAAAATAGCCGAAAGCGCTACTAAAGCGCCGTTGCCGGTTGTCGCCAATAAAATTGATGTGCAGTTTTTTGCCGAAGGCGGCAATATGATTACCGGCATTCAATCTAAAATAGCCTTCAAGGCTATTGGTGCCAATGGAACGGGTGTAAATATCAGCGGGATTATTACCGATGATGAAAATAATCAGGTAGCCACATTTGCTTCATCGCACCTGGGGATGGGATCTTTTTACCTGAAAGCCCAACCTGGTAAAAGCTATAAAGCCGAACTTAATTATGCCGACGGAACAAAAAACACTGTCAACCTTCCTACACCTATAGATAATGGAATTAGCTTATCTGTTGATAATAGTGAAATTCCTCGTGCTATTGTTAAAATCAATGCTGCTGATGCTTTTTACAAGCAATATAAAGGACAGGAATTTACATTGCTCATTTATTCCGGCGGCACCGCTTCAACTATTGCCTGCAGGTTAGATAGTCAGACAATAACACGTGATATTTTAAAGCGACGTTTAAAAACCGGGATAGCTACCATTACATTATTTTCTGCTGCTAATGAGCCCCTTTGTGAACGCCTGATTTTTGTGCAAAACTACGACCAATTGAGCCTGGCTGTTAACAGTCCCAAAACAGATTATAAGAAAAGGGAAAGGGTTGATATCAGCCTGAATGTAAAGAACAGAGCGGCTGATCCGTCAGTTGGCCATTTTTCGGTATCAGTTATAGATGAAAGCAAAGTTCCGGTAGTTGAAAATTCCGAACATACTATACTAACTGATCTGTTGTTAACTTCAGATCTGAAGGGAAATGTAGAACAGCCCAACTATTATTTTACCAATGTGAATGACGAAACAACGAAAAACCTGGATCTGGTAATGCTTACTAATGGTTATCGTGGTTTTGAATGGAAGTCTTTATTAAGCAGCTCTTATCCGGCTATAGCATACCAACCTGAAAAGGGTTTGGAAATAAGCGGCAATGTAAAGCATTCAGGAGGGAGCGCCATGCATGAAGGCACTGTTTCTTTAATCTCTTCGCAACCAACAACGGTGTTAAGTCAACCAGTAGACGATAGGGGCGATTTTGCATTCAGTAACTTGTTCTTTACCGATACCGGCAGGTTCATTTTACAGGCTGTTACAGCCAAAGGTGATAACTCAACAAGATTGACTTATAACAAAAACAATCAAAAACTGCCAGTATCGTCATTCGGCTTAAACGTCGTACCCAATGATATTAATTTATCAATGACGAACTACCTTGAAAATAACAAGTTACGGCAAGAGGATTATTTGAAGTATAACAAAATAAAAATGCTGAAAGAGGTGAAGATCAAGGCCGTTAAAAAGAATGAATACCGCTCATCTGCATTAGGGGGGCCGGGTAGTGCCGATCAGGTGATACAACTGGGGCAGCTTCCTGTTTCTGGTTCGTTAACTCAAATGTTAGAAAGCAGGGTACACGGCGGACGAGCGTACGCAATGTTAAAGGGCGATTTTGATGGTTTAGTAATTTTGGATGGGGTGGCAATGGATAGTCATATTACAGCGGGCGGAATACCGGGCGGAGGCCCGCTTGATTTTATAAGTGCCTCGGATGTAGAAACAGTAGAGTTTTTTTACAATGCAAATGCCGCATTATATGGAGTGCGGGGTGGGCATGGAGTAATTGTGATAACCTCAAAATCAAAAGGGGGGCTTACTGAAAAAGAAATCACATCAACCGGGATATTACCAATTTCGGTTCCCGGATTTTATAGAGCGCGTGTATTTTACTCACCTAAATATGAAAATCTTGAACAAGCAGGTAACCGCCCCGATTTGCGGAGTACTATTTATTGGCAACCGGAGCTGGTAACAGATAAAAATGGCCAGGCGTTGTTTAATTATTTCAATGCCGACGGAGCCGGCTCATATCGAGTAGTTATTGAAGGAATTGATGAGGATGGCAATTTGGGGCGGTTGGTGTATCGGTATAATGTTCAGTAA
- a CDS encoding alginate lyase family protein has translation MKKLFAAILITVTTLSQFAFTPKQADSDKSPAEKIAEKTLKKQIMTEAAWAMQQQPVTVTSSSSPRSAGGKHDFFSEADYFWPDPKNPEGPYINRDGMTNPDNFVEHRKAMIRFSKIIGALASAYKLTGDEKYVNQAVIHLKAWFMDPETMMNPSLWFAQAVKGQFTGRNYGIIDTIHLMEVAQGIIVMEKAMDPATQSGVKKWFADYTNWLMTSKPGMQERDVKNNHATCWAMQVASFAKLCQNNAVLDSVRIRYKTILLPRQMGADGSFPLELERTKPYGYSIFNLDAMTMLCQILSGPQDNLWNFETPDGKSIKKGIAYLYPFVADKSKWTLKPDVMYWDNWPVAQPFLLFGANAYRENAWLTIWQKLDHNPQVEEVIRNLPIRHPLIWF, from the coding sequence ATGAAAAAATTATTTGCCGCAATATTAATTACCGTTACAACGCTTTCGCAATTTGCCTTTACTCCCAAACAAGCCGATTCCGATAAATCCCCTGCCGAAAAAATCGCCGAAAAAACCCTCAAAAAACAAATAATGACCGAAGCAGCCTGGGCCATGCAGCAGCAGCCGGTTACGGTTACCTCGTCATCATCGCCCAGAAGCGCCGGCGGTAAGCACGATTTTTTTTCGGAGGCCGATTATTTCTGGCCAGATCCTAAAAATCCTGAAGGGCCATACATCAACCGCGATGGTATGACCAACCCGGATAACTTTGTTGAACACCGCAAAGCCATGATCCGTTTCAGCAAGATCATCGGCGCGCTGGCTTCGGCTTATAAACTAACCGGAGACGAAAAATATGTAAATCAGGCTGTGATCCATCTTAAAGCCTGGTTTATGGATCCCGAAACCATGATGAACCCGAGCCTGTGGTTCGCCCAGGCTGTTAAAGGTCAATTCACCGGTCGCAATTATGGCATTATCGATACCATTCACCTGATGGAAGTTGCGCAGGGTATTATTGTGATGGAGAAAGCTATGGACCCAGCTACCCAATCGGGAGTAAAAAAATGGTTTGCCGACTATACAAACTGGCTCATGACCAGCAAGCCCGGTATGCAGGAAAGGGACGTTAAAAACAACCATGCCACCTGCTGGGCTATGCAGGTAGCCTCGTTTGCAAAACTTTGTCAAAACAATGCAGTGCTCGATTCAGTACGGATACGCTATAAAACTATACTACTGCCACGCCAAATGGGTGCCGATGGCAGCTTTCCTTTAGAGTTAGAGCGTACCAAGCCTTATGGTTACTCCATTTTCAATCTTGATGCCATGACCATGTTATGCCAGATCCTTTCAGGCCCACAGGATAATTTATGGAACTTTGAAACACCTGATGGCAAATCCATTAAAAAAGGGATAGCTTATTTATATCCTTTTGTAGCAGATAAAAGCAAATGGACTTTAAAGCCCGATGTGATGTATTGGGATAACTGGCCGGTTGCGCAGCCATTCCTGTTGTTCGGCGCTAACGCTTACCGTGAAAACGCGTGGTTAACAATCTGGCAAAAACTGGATCATAACCCTCAGGTTGAAGAAGTTATCCGTAATTTACCTATCAGGCACCCGCTTATCTGGTTTTAA
- a CDS encoding glycosyl hydrolase family 18 protein, which produces MRSKSNSYLLGLFLVAMAALSSCKKDNMDQFKTGGDANADNSSKTVAVNNAVPVASFKVIGYLPSWQGDVNAVQYSKLTHVNYAFLTPTNTGGLNPLDNLSKFTTLVSNAHSHNVKVIISVGGGGGGDAFHPIVANAGYRTAFVNNMVNFCNQYNVDGVDIDWEFPSAGTETNNFYLLLQELSTAMHNGGRVCTIASISVGATYVTNNMFTILDWINIMDYDDNNFQHSTYQSAVDCLSYWAGRGLPVAKTILGVPFYARDNRYDYSTMNYVDVLAAGGSPNSDTFQTFGYNGIPTIKSKTTLALNQAGGMMIWDLGGDATGANSLLSAINSVITGGTTTPPNTPPIGTVISLKGFNGKYVSGENGTQAMTCTRTTAGDWEHFTVLDAGSGKIYLRSMGKYVSSENGTQAITCNRTTPSDWEKFDWIVTTDGKITLRGNNGKFISSENGTQAMTCNRATASGWEAFGLNQ; this is translated from the coding sequence ATGAGATCAAAATCTAACTCTTACCTCCTTGGCCTGTTCCTGGTCGCGATGGCTGCACTATCATCCTGTAAAAAGGATAATATGGACCAGTTTAAAACCGGTGGCGACGCTAACGCCGATAACAGTAGTAAAACAGTTGCTGTTAACAATGCGGTTCCGGTTGCCTCATTTAAAGTAATTGGTTACCTCCCCAGCTGGCAGGGCGATGTAAACGCGGTACAGTACAGTAAATTAACCCATGTTAACTACGCTTTCCTTACCCCAACAAACACCGGGGGACTAAACCCGCTTGATAACCTTTCAAAATTTACTACCCTGGTATCAAACGCGCATAGTCATAATGTTAAAGTTATTATATCAGTCGGTGGTGGCGGTGGCGGCGATGCCTTCCATCCTATTGTTGCTAATGCCGGGTACCGTACCGCATTTGTTAACAACATGGTTAACTTTTGTAACCAGTACAATGTTGACGGTGTTGATATCGACTGGGAATTCCCATCCGCAGGTACCGAAACAAATAATTTTTACCTGTTACTACAGGAGTTATCAACCGCAATGCACAACGGCGGCAGGGTATGTACCATTGCTTCTATCTCGGTTGGCGCAACTTATGTTACCAACAACATGTTCACCATCCTCGATTGGATCAACATCATGGATTATGATGATAACAACTTCCAACACTCCACTTACCAATCGGCGGTTGATTGTTTAAGCTATTGGGCTGGCCGCGGTTTACCTGTTGCCAAAACTATACTGGGTGTTCCATTTTACGCAAGGGATAACCGGTACGATTACTCGACCATGAATTATGTTGATGTACTGGCCGCAGGCGGTAGCCCTAATTCGGATACCTTCCAAACTTTTGGCTATAACGGCATCCCAACCATTAAAAGCAAAACCACACTGGCGCTTAACCAGGCCGGTGGTATGATGATCTGGGACCTGGGTGGTGATGCCACCGGGGCTAATTCATTGCTTTCGGCCATTAACTCCGTTATTACAGGCGGTACTACCACGCCACCAAATACGCCGCCTATCGGCACGGTAATTTCGCTGAAGGGCTTCAACGGTAAATATGTGAGCGGCGAAAACGGCACCCAGGCCATGACCTGTACCCGAACTACAGCCGGCGACTGGGAACACTTCACGGTGCTTGATGCAGGCAGCGGTAAAATTTATCTGCGCAGCATGGGCAAATATGTATCGTCAGAAAATGGCACACAAGCTATTACGTGTAACCGTACCACACCAAGCGACTGGGAAAAATTTGACTGGATAGTTACCACCGATGGTAAAATTACCCTGCGCGGCAACAATGGCAAGTTTATCTCCAGCGAAAACGGCACCCAGGCCATGACCTGTAATCGGGCCACCGCTTCAGGCTGGGAAGCTTTTGGGCTGAATCAATAG
- a CDS encoding SMI1/KNR4 family protein — translation MHLIKSITDIINYLKNQLHETDITLYAGATDLEIYEFEISAGVKLPDDIRQFYQFTNGFMSDEDLFRIVPLNELIHSNSLYIAEFLIYSDLWELIINPAENNYYEITCTDKDQNKLVLTTSFFEFIQHFLIGGVFEKDGLYDWTNAIAAKNRK, via the coding sequence GTGCATCTCATTAAATCAATTACAGATATCATTAATTATCTAAAAAATCAGCTGCATGAAACCGACATTACCCTGTACGCGGGTGCAACAGACCTGGAGATATACGAATTTGAGATCAGCGCAGGTGTAAAGTTACCTGACGATATCCGGCAATTTTACCAGTTCACTAACGGCTTCATGTCGGATGAGGACTTGTTTCGCATTGTCCCGCTTAATGAACTTATTCACAGCAACTCTCTTTATATTGCTGAGTTCCTGATTTACAGTGATCTTTGGGAACTGATCATTAATCCAGCTGAAAATAATTACTACGAAATAACGTGCACTGATAAAGATCAAAACAAATTAGTATTAACCACTTCATTTTTTGAGTTCATCCAGCACTTTTTAATAGGTGGTGTATTTGAAAAGGATGGTTTATATGACTGGACAAATGCAATCGCTGCTAAAAACCGGAAATAA